In the genome of Taeniopygia guttata chromosome 4, bTaeGut7.mat, whole genome shotgun sequence, the window AGAGCAAGACCCTCGATCCAAGTTAGTGCCAGCAATATCTAGAGGAAATACATTGCTTTTATCACACTTTGGAATGAAATGCAGAGCTTGATTAGACTCAGGATAAATGGTATCTAGCAAATGAGTTTGTTATATATGTCACCAAGGTTTTCCAGTATCCAAGCAGCCGAAGTCTTAATCCCTATGGGTGACACTATTATAATTTGAATTAAATAGGAATGAAAATGCTTCCTTTCCAAACTAAGGCATATGCAAATCTAGCTTGAAAGGCAGGGCACTTTTGCTGAGTAAATGGAAAAGTCTTGGATTCCCGAGAAAAGGCCTTAAAGGGCTAGTTTGCATCTCTGAGCATCAACATTTTCCTCTTGTCTCCAAGagaaacacacatttttttccatcaaaagtggaagggctgtggggaagAACTAATCACAATTTCATTGCAAATTAAAGATAGGAGCTGTTTCTTGGTTATTTGTACCATTTTCTGTCATACTGCAATTACAGTGCTTGAAAGAAGCTTGCCTCTTGGGGGAAGTTAGATTGTATTAAAAGTAAGAGAATTACATATAAAAAGCCCTTCAAGTTACCTGTTATTGACCTCTTTCTTtacaatattaaatattttcaacttGGTCTAAGTTTCAGTTAATCATGCTGTGTGACTCTCTCCACCATATTGTCTCCAGACAAACACTTTTGTTGCAGGTAGTTAATTCAACCATTTTTTTTGGGTCATATTCTAATACAAAGAAGCAATTGCTCCAATGGCCAATTTTTAGGTGATTCAGCAAATGAATATCTTCCACAAAGTAGAAAACATGTACctaaaatttaaactgaaattcCTTGTTTACAGAAACGTTCTTAGCTAGTTGTAAATAGTTTCTCTcccatattttctctttatataCTTGGATGTTGACCTGGTTCCTAGTTTGAGAGTTCTTTACTCATGTATTATGAGAAAGAAGTTTCATTACTGtgaaaatttttcatatttaatgttactgaaatttctgtaatttctgatATACATgtgcgcacacacacacacacacacaaaatgaaTATTTTGTTCTTACAGGCACGTTACAGACCAGGTCAGTGTGGGAGTGTGTTGGTTTTAGCTTGGGTGCAGTTAATTTTCCTCACAAGGACTGGTGTGGACCTGTGTTCTGgatttgtgctgagcacagggttGATGACATGGAAATGGttttgttactgctgagcagggcttacacagagccaagacCTTTCCTGGTTTTCACACTGCCACACTGGTGAGGGGCCTGGGGGCGtgtgggaggctgggaggagacacagccaggacaggtgacccaaactgaccaaaggcaTAACCCAGACCATGTGAGATCATGCTCACtgtataaagtggggggaaggAGGACTTTTGCAGTAATGGCACTGGTCTTCCCAGGGAACCACAGTCTTTATCTTAACCCGGGAGTTCCCTAGCTTTACTCTTCCAGTTCCTTCCCTGATCCTGTTGTTGGGGGACTGAGCAAGCggctgtgtggggcttggcAACCAGCTGGTGTTAAACACACGTCAGACGCACATTACAGAGCCCAGAACTGAGTTCCCCCTCTTTGGGTCAGTAGAGAAGAAAGCCTCTGAAGAGCAAATGCTCCAGGACCTCTTTACACAAGTGAAGTTCTTAATTTTGTGAATAAATAGTCTGGTTAGCATTTATCATACGTGGCTTCAGTCCTTCTGCTAgattctgttctttttctcatGGAGTAAATTCTGAGAATCTCTGTATTGTGGCTTAGATTCAttgttgttttctgtgaaattttcaGAAAGATACTAAAAAAGCGTCTGCTAAAGACATTTTGgcttctgctgcagcacaagCTCTACTAGATGGCATTGTtgaagaaaaaccaaaagaagagatgaaaaaacaGAAAGTAAAACAACGTAAACGTAAGGTTACTGCTAGTGATAGTAAGCCAAAAGCTGCAAAACTCCATACTGGAGCTAATGTTAAGGCTGAAGTTCCTGTGTCTAAAGCAGCCAGTAAGATACAAGAAAAGCATGTGTGCCCAGTGTGctcaaaaaaaccaaccaggaAGATACAAGAAAAACATGTGTGCCCCACAAAAGCAGCCAGTGACACACCACAAAAGACTGTGCACAGGAAGAAAGCAGCCAGTAACATACAACAAAAGAAAGTGCACCAGGCAAAAGCAGCCAGTAACACATCCACCTCTAAAGCAGTCAGGAACACACAGCAAAAGAATGTGCCCTGAACAGACAGCCGTGTTGAGCTGAAGAAATCCTGTGAACCCTGATGGACACACAGCCCCACTAAAAGTGCAGAAGGCTACATCTCATCTGTCAACTCTGGGCAAGGTGTATGAGAGACAGACATCTGCTGAAAAGGTGCGtgcagaacagaacagaacaggGTTGTACTGAAGTCCCTAACAATAACTTTGCCTTCACTGATAACGCCATATGAAAGGTCGTAATGAAACAAACCCAGGGTATCAACTTAACATTGCTTTCTTGGCCAGAGCACAGAGTCCAACTGGTTGGATATTTCCACCACCCTGGTCAAAAATGGTCAAGCCAACTTGGCTGTATGAATCTTCAGACTCTGGTCTCCCTTTGTAAAGAAGGTAAAGATTCCTGTATATTAATCAATAAGTTTTAAATTACAGTATATCCTTATGCAAGGATAATCTGACCTTGGGAAAGATATATTATGTGCTACATGTATAGAAACATCCAGTAACTTTCCATCCAGTAATCACACTTTAAGTGAATGGAGCTGCCTAAGGCTGGTAGATTGCTGGGGGAAGTAAGGTCAAAAAACCATAGCCTCTTGCTGTACACTTTGAAGTAACAAGTTAAATCATACACCTGACTCCTCACTGTATCTAAACTTGTACAGGTAATCAGTTTcaaattgatatttttaaagtgagactgaatttttttaagTGGCTTTACATTACAAGTGCTAGATACCATTTTTGTGAGTTTCCACTTAAGACTGATGCATGGAAAATAAGCCTTGTATTTCTAAAACTAGTTGTGAACTTTTGTACAGGAAACTGGCCAAGGACATTAAAGCCCATGCATAGGCTTTCTAGTATGTGTTGTCTTGGTTTCTTCTTAAGTGTTGAAATAACTAACAGTGAAAAATAGATCAAATATTCTCATGTTAAAAACACCGAATTGTCATCATAATGTCACATCAGATTATGTCATGGTTCATAACTGCTTTTTATCTATTTCTTAACATAAACAGTTCTTAGTTGAAAAGAGCTGCTACTGTCAAAGtaacatttttataaatgttACCGCTAGTCAGCTGAATAATGGCTGGACAAAGAGTAGCTGTATTTGTCAACAGCTGTGGGCTTCTAAGCTGCTTCCTTTTGCTAGCAAAgataaaataactttaaaatatctACCACTGTCTTGTAATCTGAGTAGAGGATAAAAGGAGGCAGAGAGATACTTTTAACAATAAATCTGATTTGTATCTAGAACTTGTGAAAATGAAAGAGACAGCACAATACAGAAAGACGAAGGTATCTGTGGCCTAGAAATTTTCTGCTAGGCAACCATTTCAGATACTTGAGAAGAGTGTTGCCAGGAGCATCACCACTATAGTGTGGAACTTAACCCATTTGACATACAGGTCTGGATTTAGAGAAAATGTTACAACATCTCTATTTTGTATTCACCCACCCCAGTCAGTGTCACTGGATCAGCAGTACCTTTTTAAGAAAGGATGTGAATTATATTACCCCAGCAGTGTAGACGGCTGGCTCTTGTTCATCTGATAAATATCCTTGCTTCACTgaatcagtgaaaattttcttcagcattttaaTCTGAGCCAGCTGTCCTACACTATACATCCCTCACCTTCCGCATATTCCTGTGATCAATCCATGCTCCTTACCTGTTCCAGTAACACAGTGAACTCTACTCTTATTTCTGAACAAACTTGTAAGGATAGATTTAGACCTGTACACATGCCATGTgtagaatcagaaaaaaaaaagactttattTCAAAACCATCTAGGAGGAGGAGAGATTCTGCATATTGGATGGAAGGAATGGACACtatagagatattttttttccaaatatggTTGttaaatgcttaaaataaatgagattcTGCAGTTAAAGAatgatttttagaaaaaaaaatcaagatctGTATCATTCATTATTAAAGTTAAAATTACTTGTAAAACAACATACATGTGTCTAATAACAGAATTTCTGGGCTACTTACGTAATATGTGCCATGATGTCCCACACTTGGCCTCATTTTGCTTTCAGGAATTTGCATTTTTGACATAGTACGGAGGTTAAACCAGTTAGAATCTTGATGTCTTACCAAGAATATCAGAGAGTGAATATTTCaactgcagggcagcagcttaGTTTGTAAGTGTGGAGCATCACATGGTGGCAACATCTTGGACTGACTTCAGATGGCTTGCAGGTAGATGCCTGTAACAGTCAATGACTTTTTACAGTAAAACCATATCTTATGTAACTGTTTTTCTGTTATCCAGTTgtttatttgtaattttcaaCTAGAAACTGTTGATTCAGCTTTTCAGATACAAAACCCCTCATAGTACTGCTATTGCCTCTAAACCACCAGTgtgtttttcccttccctcaaCCACTAAtttgaacaaaataattttgcagtttCATGGAGCAGTAACAGTTGAGACAATCACTTTATGCAGCTAAATTTATTCTCAGAACAGATTACATAAGTGGTCAACAGCAGGGAAAATTGTCCTTTTTCTTGTCAGTCATGTACTTTTATGTAAGACTGGGCTCTGCTAATAAACAGTGGTGTGTTTCCTTCTGTCTTACTGCTGTTAAATTGAACCTGCATTGGCTGTTGGGACAGCACATGGTGTGGCAATGTGTTAATTAACGTGCCCATGAAAGAAGTAATGCATTCGGGGGTAATGCTGAAATGCTGAGCCCATACTGGCTCTTGAAATGAGAATGTTCTCTTTTCCATCAGTGATGTACTAACACTTCTAGATTCCATGATAAATGATCTATGAAATGCTTGATAAAATTAAGAAATGTAGAACCCTTTGTGACAGCACTGGTGTGAGCTATTAGGTACTCCACAATTTTTGTTCCTCTGCCACTGAAGGGTGTAATATTTCTGTAAGTACAGGTGACTCTACACAGGAAGTATATAACTAGACCTCATTTTACTGTGAATGGATTCTATGCTGTTCTTATGCTATTTTTGTTATTCCCAGTTAACCAGCCTGTAGGTGGCCTCCATATGCTTGCATCTCCCACACCTCCTTGCTCCCCTGTAAATGAAACAGTAAGTGGCTTAAATAAAGCCTACAGCCAGCACTACAGATTTCAAAAGAAAGGCTTTTATCTATTAGTCATTGACTGTGAATATAAATCTCCTTGCTTCTGCAAGGGAACCTGTTAATGCCATGACTGACTTGTGATACCTCTTACtacttgcattgaaaaaaattaagaagttaGCTTTGCTTTACATGATTCTTCTACAGACTTCAATAAAAATGTGACTACAAATAATTACAAAgcctgccttttttttaggcAACCTATAGAATACAGAGTGGAGAATGTTACAAGAGCACATCCAGTAAAGACAATACATCAACATAATAAAGCAGgatatttcagtaaaaatagaataaataaaataaaaatattttaagctgTATTTAACAGTTTAAGTTAGAATGCGGCATCAGACATACAAGGCATAGTGAACATGGCTGCTGGCCTACAGAATGACTAGGTATTATAAAAAATGCATAGATAACTGAAGGGTTGCTATAACATCAACTAGAACAGTTGCAGTTGctcaagcacacacacacacccataCTCCATACATACTTTTTTGGCCATGGTAAAAAGAGTGTCTGAATATATTGTGAAACAACAGATAATAGGCTATGTAATATTAGGCTCTGATTCGGCAAACACCTGGTGTATATTAAATCTTTTGGAGAATAAGGAGCTCTACTGAAGCAGAAAGGCCACATATAGTCAAATCATCAAGCACACTacttaaatatttgcaaaatcaACAGCATTTTGTTAACAGACATAAACCTCTTAAAACATACACTGGTGAGTGATGTACAGCTTTTCTGTGTtctcctctgccctgcctgcagtTGCACACGTTGCTAATGAAGGCTAACCAGATGTTCCTAGCCTTGACAACACGGGTGTAGAACCTTTACACTACTGTTTGCTAAGTGTGGTTTAGTTAAAGAGAGTCTGGATCTCCCTTTTAACACTAGTTAATCAGCACTGTGCAGATGCAATGACAAAATTTAATTGTactgtttaaaattaattcactgctgTACAACAGTTGCCAATTCGAAATTGTGACAGGAATGTCAGCAGGAACTTTAAAGACACAGtcaaagtatttaatttaaaataaattaaaatgtgaatCACTAGCACAATGACAAACAAGGAAACTTTTATCTCCTAACTTCACAATCCTACCTAAGGGTACCTGTTAGCCACCACAGTTTGAGAGCAGTCATCCCTGGGAATATTCAACACCAGGTTGGATGGGCAACTTCATCTCGTGAAAAGTGCCCCCGATAGGGGATTGGAATGAGACGACctttgaggtctcttccaaaccaaacagttctgtgattctctgatagGAAGTGAGTTTTACACTGCTCCTAACAGAGGTGACTTGGATCAGTACTGGAAACTATAGAAGCTATATGCAAGCTGCCATCCCCATGCTGTGTGATCTGGCTCTGTGGTCAGTTCAGCCACAGGTACTGCTAAAGGGGGTGGGTTTGTTTGCACCCCTcccctccagctctccctgtgTACTCAGCATAAGCAGCTTTTCCATCTGTACAGGCAATAGAGGTGGTGCAAAGGAGGTGGCAAGAGTGAGCCTTGAGGGGGGGAACAGTTGCTTCAGTGCCTGAGGTGTAGAATCGTGGTCATGAAGAGATCTGAGATCTGTAGCTCTTCAGAGGATATTGTAGAAAGCTAAATTTAATTACAATAGTTGCATAGCCAGCCTTCACCTGACATTTGCTCATACATCACACTGAGTTTAGTAAtgattttcctgcatttttcacTGCAGAAATTTCTTGAATCATCATTATTTTCCTGTTGTGTTCCTAAGTTACTTCGCCAGGTGTGGTCACTAATTTCTTCGaaccaggaaataaaaaagaaaatagtttgtTTGTAACAGTCTcttgcatattaaaaaaaaaaagagttattGTAACAAGAACTTTGCTAGGGCTCCTTTATCATTGGAGTATCACAAGATTTGCAGACTTGGGAGACAGAGTTTGGAACCTAGCTATAAATGGAggtaaaacatttttaatactAGTTAAACACACTTAATGTTCCATTTCCAAAATCTGTACTAATCTGCAGGTTTAGACAGAAGATGACAAAGGGAGAGACTGAAGATGCATGACTGCATTTCAAAATCAGCCTGAGGTACAATTTCAAGGGCAATGCTCGGCTGATTTGTGAGGGTCTGCAGGTGTGTAAAGCAAATCAATTAGATGAAGTCTTTGGAGCAAAAGCAGTGAAATCCAATTGTACTACCTGAAACACTATCCTGTTAAAAAAGAACTCTCTTCTTATTTTGTTACAAGGgcattaaaagtaaaataaatttcataaaGTTTTATAAATAACAAGAAATATAATTGTTCTTCTTCTGGCATGCTAAGTATTCAGCAACAAAACTCTGAGGGAAGGGAGAATTATGCAACCAGACACTGAACTGAACATTTAATCAAACACTTGTATAGAAAAGGTATGGAATAGTTTAGTCTCTATAACAGTTGTAAGAGAATAAAATCACTAACTACTTCTTCTTATTCTTGATTGATTTGAGACCTCCATTAAACAAACTATTTTTTATGAATTAATGATAGATTTAGGAGAATAAATTTAACAGCCAGCAGTTGAATTTGTATGTTTAAAGCTGAAAAGCTTCAGTGGATCACCCTGCAACTCAATTACTGAAAACACTTCTGGATTTTTCATcattggtttggttttaaaaaaaaattcttctgtaaGACCATAATGTGTAACCAGAAGATGACATAATGACACTATGATTCAAAAACATGTCAGAGAGGTGTTAAAGTAGTAGCTAGACCAATGCTGacaaacaattttaaaagtaaCAGGTGCAGttctgtaaaaaataaaacttggtATTTAATCTACAGTAATTAAATGGTAGCTAATACTTGATACCTATTCCAGTGTTGAAAACAGAGCAAAGTGCTGTAGGATTCATGATTGGTTTATGACAAATCCAGCTCAAGAAGGTGAAACTTTTAACTTGGGCATCATTCACTCCAAGGACTTTAGCATGAGTTCACTGGGAGGGACGTGGCCATATTCTCTTTTTTGTGTGAATTTAGGTAATGTTCGTGTATTTACAATCAAACAGACCTTCCATTGCCCATGATGTAACtcactgacagcaaaaaaattattcatgcTTCTTTTCATATCACACGATGGTGGCAAGAACGAGAGAACATGCTTGTCTAACATTGTTTCGATAGGGGTAAATTCTCGGAAGAGAAAGCATCAGCAACTGAAATGGAAGGTCAGACATTGTCCGTTCATTTTCCTTAGTGTAGCTACTGCTGTCTTCAGTCACATGGTAGGAGAATCTTCTCTCTTAAGCAGCTATGGCATGTCGGTGACCGGGCGCTTCTGTTTCAAAGTGTCAATGAGAGACAAGACTCCTCTTTTTACGTTAGTTGTGACTCTTCTGGTCACCGAGTCTGCaggcggcgggggcggccgaACTTTCTGTGAAGGAGGTCTGGCTACTAAGCACTTCTGATACCGTAACTGCAACAAAGCAAAGCCATTCTGTAATCATTACTGGATCAAATCACTTAACAGACCTTTTTAAATACACTTCTAGTATTTACTCAATAAATATAAATctgtcaaaaataaatatagtcAAGCATCTGCTTTGGCTGTGTCAAAAAGCTCAGCTGAAGTTAATGGGAAATTGGTCTGTCAGTGTTACAGAAAATGTCCATTGGCACACAACAGATATGGGTATAAATCATATAAATACCcatttgaaaactgaaaagtaAGTTTTCTGGGTTCAACTACTCTTGAATAAGGATTATTTTCTGGATTTCGTAACACGACTCCaaccaaaatgttttcctgGCATTAGACAATTTGTGTAGTGAAAGAAAAGATTTCTAATTAACATGCATATTGCAGAGGTtaggagagaaaataattaaagggGCATTTTTCACTAAGCTGATGCTTCAAACATTAGaatgtttgcattttaatttattaaatatatcaTAATACTCCTATTtctatctttattttctctgtcttgaaattaatataattacaaatttgaaaaaatgCTAATTTATGGAGGTAGTGAAAATCTGAAGTGCTATTAGATGCCTTTGAAGAAGGTCACTTACCATACAAGCAGCCTGAACAGCTTCTGATACATTGCCTGCATTTGGTTCACACCAAAAAACATGGCACTCAAAATGCTGGTTTCCTGTGTCCATAATGAAGGCGAACGTGTGGATGTCTTTGCCTACTCCCATGAAGGACAGAAACCGCACACGACACTCCACCATGACTTCCTCTTCATTCTGGTCATGAACCAAAGGATTGACATTACTACTGGATACTCTGTGGAACTTTCAGTTTTGTTGAATAGGAGGATATCCTGATACAGAATTGTAATTCCTTCTTATCCATCTGTGTAAA includes:
- the APBB2 gene encoding amyloid beta precursor protein binding family B member 2 isoform X9: MAERKNAKAMACSSLQDRTNVTLDVPLQVDFPTPKTELVQKFHVQYLGMLPVAKPVGMDTLNSAIESLMASSSKDDWLPVTMNVADATVTVINERNEEEVMVECRVRFLSFMGVGKDIHTFAFIMDTGNQHFECHVFWCEPNAGNVSEAVQAACMLRYQKCLVARPPSQKVRPPPPPADSVTRRVTTNVKRGVLSLIDTLKQKRPVTDMP